Proteins encoded in a region of the Augochlora pura isolate Apur16 chromosome 4, APUR_v2.2.1, whole genome shotgun sequence genome:
- the LOC144468854 gene encoding uncharacterized protein LOC144468854 — MIEENAEICGFLDVKYFNGKCKVHKVRKRTLAPWKVWRRRWCSIKKLGPGLGVKIQLDYNISQGIDTLSNDKDNSLTTPSDIIICRTQSRSKQFAFGIFPTKERKPLIYFAGTSETESQRWMANIRQLLRPRKNQCLPGSHTISMTDNAHSKAAGLIGLYGDLAVTAEGVFIKDVHTGETIETFEWKELSQFHHSTVGHPEDVKCICVIHTTKEFRCGVGELYIFCLEAGKLLQDLVTQGRGPRIKPSRRLLSLSEGDLRISKFDEIQRNYSVLSERIDVGILITNKKSTKKREETNLRVYNKQTENLYQPEPYSVPNITNNGGEWSSSYDRRISDISVASGIYEEITDEVECGKATSSHFYTDQFFHNCRSREPPPLPPRQRCASESIRSQDVLISERGILSALPNRNSRPSERSGFGLQKIVDTCNYVPMSPRLKDITRHHLQTETSLQENDYVIMR, encoded by the exons ATGATCGAAGAAAATGCTGAGATTTGTGGATTTTTAGATGTTAAGTATTTCAATGGTAAATGTAAGGTTCATAAGGTAAGGAAAAGAACACTGGCTCCTTGGAAGGTTTGGAGAAGACGATGGTGTTCCATAAAGAAACTAGGCCCCGGTTTGGGTGTCAAAATACAACTAGATTATAACATTAGCCAAGGCATTGATACATTGTCAAATGATAAAGACAATTCGTTAACAACACCatcagatattattatttgtcgaACTCAATCTAGGTCTAAACAGTTTGCCTTTGGCATATTTCCTACTAAAGAAAGGAAGCCATTGATATACTTTGCAGGTACTTCGGAAACAGAATCGCAACGATGGATGGCAAATATTAGGCAACTATTGAGACCTAGAAAGAATCAGTGTTTGCCAGGATCTCATACCATATCTATGACAGATAATGCGCACTCCAAGGCAGCAGGACTTATTG GATTGTATGGTGATTTAGCAGTCACTGCAGAAGGAGTATTCATTAAGGATGTCCACACGGGTGAGACGATAGAAACTTTCGAATGGAAAGAATTAAGTCAATTTCACCATAGTACAGTGGGTCATCCAGAAGATGTTAAATGCATTTGTGTAATTCATACGACTAAAGAATTCCGATGCGGAGTTGGCGAgctgtatatattttgtttagaaGCTGGTAAATTACTTCAAGATTTAGTAACGCAAGGTCGTGGTCCGAGAATTAAACCGTCGAGGAGACTCCTAAGTTTAAGCGAAGGAGATCTTAGAATATCTAAGTTTGACGAAATACAACGGAATTATTCTGTTCTGAGTGAACGAATAGATGTCGGGATATTGAtcacaaataaaaaaagtaccAAAAAACGCGAAGAAACGAATTTGAgagtttataataaacaaacagaaaatttgtatcaACCAGAACCATACAGCGTCCCGAACATTACCAACAATGGAGGAGAGTGGTCGAGCTCTTATGATAGAAGAATTTCTGATATTTCGGTAGCTTCTGGAATTTATGAAGAAATTACAGATGAGGTAGAGTGTGGTAAAGCAACAAGTTCTCATTTTTATACggatcaatttttccataattGCCGATCACGCGAACCTCCACCTTTACCACCGCGACAAAGATGTGCCTCGGAGTCTATCAG ATCGCAAGACGTATTGATATCTGAACGCGGTATTCTATCGGCATTGCCCAATCGAAACTCAAGACCGAGTGAGAGAAGCGGTTTTGGATTACAAAAAATTGTGGACACCTGCAATTACGTCCCGATGTCGCCAAGGCTAAAAGATATTACTCGGCATCATTTGCAAACCGAAACATCATTGCAAGAAAATGACTATGTTATAATGCGATGA
- the D12 gene encoding YEATS domain containing 2 homolog D12 — translation MSALKDHDPDYGPSVANNEKHQRIYEENARSNTAKKITAIIEKEFSLEINTKEKEVLEIQERLHRASKALHFLRYVIVADFYNRKQCQSSQNGEARQTQIHPAIKQLIGKSPKECGNLLVSTKSSTKAQSNADNLIASCLDETCPPTVIASPTLNPNSEQTIEGTSMDSTFLRKRNNETGEQSQPKKIPRYIPPKPGIPEPPCPSRGIRHKVRKRIIIGNISKWIPPEWREDAASHKWTMYVRGNKDNPEIDDFVGKVRFFLHPSYRPNDVVEVTIPPFCLSRRGWGEFPLRVQLHFKSTLNKPMDIIHHLKLDRTYTGLQTLGSETLVDMWIYADPRNSKLVARSCSTDETNKTAAKTGAEIEVDTRNNTQFEFNDDSNVKVISNQCTDSDFDPEFQSGSTNRNSSAIIKLEEGKTLQEVDEAFLHIERSRLYVDLDHDYCAVNRFEENLTVDHRLSLKKEITLKLKDTSTPSTLVDESFEEVKIKEEMNTTEPSLSIKNGLDENGTKALPSSCSKLQTNLCPLEISIPPLFESSNKHVLVLENNKTITVDIGISRNDDQARKLIKDSTTKPKVNLTVSSRGISLLKKPSSKLSSQGETQQGLKLQFPKSILLNMNSNVPALKIAERRNLQDDYLFDAPRRRSGIASEEFVSGLDNRECTKELQLQSARQRITLGKDKHKLQSRKEFYDGAFRAIHRANIATIDGLLRFIIRRMPMVTRDASDSDYKQLHPYACATEKEFFEYTVGKRTACEWSRAKTIRCLLKRKAFPQEELWTIKEIIIWTRLHGYTPFRTNFSSDQIKGPKNLVDSTLSRTIFTCSEPAAFCKWLQIYPGRSYDQWCDSNSQQFYEYDIEVDIINETSSKIGKNNLNSDTYFNNENLSDPKIAVLEMETESLPFHDFVCETAREIGVKLNYEEILPSVVDCAASRAIMRAIECLVDDLVRMSLAKAWKRCDNEYPKMIVLDDVRGALLNREEFDIFTNQGLGSKYRRTSTD, via the exons CG CGAGAAGCAATACCGCAAAGAAGATAACAGCTATTatcgaaaaagaattttcactGGAGATAAatacgaaagagaaagaagttTTAGAGATACAAGAAAGATTGCATAGGGCCTCAAAAGCTTTACATTTTCTACGATATGTTATAGTTGCTGATTTTTATAATCGCAAGCAATGTCAAAGTTCACAAAATGGGGAAGCGAGACAAACCCAAATACATCCagcaataaaacaattgatcgGCAAATCGCCAAAGGAATGTGGCAATTTGTTAGTATCGACAAAGTCGTCCACAAAAGCACAAAGcaatgcagacaatttaattGCATCTTGCCTTGATGAAACATGTCCTCCAACTGTAATTGCTTCTCCAACGTTGAACCCGAATTCAGAGCAAACCATCGAGGGAACTTCCATGGATAGCACCTTtttgagaaagagaaacaatgAAACTGGTGAACAATCGCAACCAAAAAAGATACCGCGATACATTCCACCAAAACCAGGAATCCCAGAGCCTCCGTGTCCGTCGAGAGGTATCAGGCATAAAGTTAGAAAACGAATAATCATTGGAAACATTTCAAAGTGGATCCCTCCGGAATGGAGAGAAGATGCGGCTAGTCATAAATGGACCATGTACGTCCGAGGTAACAAAGATAATCCCGAGATCGACGATTTCGTGGGTAAAGTCAGATTCTTTTTACATCCTAGCTATAGGCCTAACGATGTTGTGGAAGTGACAATACCACCGTTTTGTCTGTCGAGACGCGGTTGGGGTGAATTTCCCTTAAGAGTGCAATTGCACTTCAAGAGTACACTGAACAAGCCAATGGACATAATTCATCACTTAAAGTTGGACCGCACGTACACCGGTCTGCAAACCTTGGGATCGGAAACTCTGGTGGATATGTGGATCTACGCGGATCCTCGAAACTCGAAACTTGTTGCCCGATCTTGTTCAACTGACGAGACCAATAAAACCGCAGCGAAAACTGGTGCCGAAATCGAAGTCGACACAAGAAATAATACACAATTTGAATTCAATGATGATTCCAATGTCAAAGTGATTAGCAATCAATGCACTGATTCGGATTTCGATCCGGAATTTCAATCAGGTTCAACGAACAGGAACTCGAGTGCGATAATAAAACTGGAGGAAGGGAAAACTTTGCAAGAGGTTGACGAAGCTTTCCTACATATCGAACGATCGCGACTCTATGTTGATCTTGACCACGACTACTGTGCTGTGAATCGTTTTGAAGAAAACTTAACTGTCGATCATCGCTTATcgcttaaaaaagaaattactcTGAAATTAAAGGATACATCGACGCCAAGCACGCTTGTTGACGAAAGTTTCGAAGAAGtgaaaataaaggaagaaaTGAACACAACTGAGCCTTCGTTGTCGATAAAGAATGGACTCGACGAAAATGGGACGAAAGCCCTTCCATCTTCTTGCTCGAAACTACAAACAAATCTGTGCCCTTTGGAAATTTCAATACCTCCGTTATTCGAATCGTCAAACAAACATGTGTTGGtacttgaaaataataaaacaatcaccGTGGACATCGGGATTTCACGGAACGACGATCAAGCTCGTAAACTGATCAAAGATTCGACAACAAAACCAAAAGTAAATTTAACCGTATCGTCGCGTGGCATCAGCTTGCTGAAGAAACCATCAAGCAAATTGAGTTCTCAAGGTGAAACTCAGCAAGGGTTGAAACTCCAATTCCCCAAGAGTATACTATTAAACATGAATTCGAATGTACCGGCATTAAAAATAGctgaaagaagaaatttacAGGACGATTATCTTTTCGATGCTCCTCGCAGAAGATCAGGAATCGCTTCGGAAGAATTCGTATCGGGATTAGACAATCGAGAATGTACGAAGGAATTGCAACTACAATCTGCGCGGCAAAGGATCACCTTGGGAAAGGACAAACACAAACTGCAGAGTAGGAAAGAATTTTACGACGGAGCATTCCGCGCGATTCACCGTGCAAACATTGCAACTATCGACGGTCTGCTAAGATTTATTATCAGACGAATGCCCATGGTGACCCGGGATGCTTCTGATTCGGATTACAAGCAGCTTCATCCTTATGCATGCGCTACCGAAAAAGAATTCTTTGAATACACTGTCGGGAAACGAACTGCCTGCGAATGGAGTCGAGCAAAAACTATACGGTGCTTATTAAAGCGTAAGGCGTTCCCGCAAGAGGAATTGTGGACcatcaaggaaattattatttggacAAGACTCCACGGGTACACACCGTTtcgtacaaatttttcaaGCGACCAGATCAAAGGACCAAAGAATTTAGTCGATTCTACTCTTTCGAGAACTATCTTTACTTGTTCGGAACCCGCTGCATTTTGTAAATGGCTTCAAATTTATCCAGGTCGTTCGTACGATCAATGGTGCGACTCTAATTCGCAACAGTTTTACGAATATGACATCGAAGTAGATATAATCAACGAAACTTCATCGAAAATAGGGAAAAACAACTTAAATAGTGACACGTATTTCAACAACGAGAATCTATCAGATCCCAAGATCGCTGTATTGGAAATGGAGACGGAATCGTTACCGTTTCACGACTTCGTCTGCGAAACAGCAAGAGAAATAGgcgtgaaattgaattatgaaGAAATTTTGCCTAGCGTAGTAGATTGTGCAGCTAGTCGGGCGATAATGAGA GCCATAGAATGTCTTGTGGACGACCTAGTTAGAATGTCTTTGGCAAAAGCTTGGAAAAGATGCGACAACGA ATATCCGAAGATGATCGTTTTGGACGACGTACGTGGAGCTCTCTTAAACCGTGaagaatttgatatttttacgaaTCAAGGATTAGGATCCAAATATCGGCGAACATCAACAgattaa